CGTCTATCGGTATCTGCAGCGACAGCCGAAGCGGTTCGCCGGCACTATGTTCGCGGGCTCCGGAACGATCACGAACGGCGCGTTCACCCGCAGCATGCAGCGGCTCGAGCCGGTCGGGCGGCTCTATGCGATCGCGCCGGTCCCATCAGACGAGACACCCGACGTGACGGACTTCGCCAGCACCTACATCTCCCGCTACCAACAGGACCTCACCCCATACTGCGTAACCGCTGCGGACGCGACCACAGCGCTCTTGATGGCGGTCCGCGCAGCCGCCGAGAGGGTGCGGCCACCGAGCTCGAGCTGGGATCCACTCAGCAAGCATCAAGCAAAAGCCTTCCGAGCCGCAGTCGTCCACAACCTCCGGCTGCTCAACCGCTCCGCCGACATGACGTTCCCCATGCTGACCGGGGCGACACGGTTCGACACCAAAGGCGACGTCGTGCACGAGGGGCCCGAGTCCGACCGCGTATCGCTCTACTCCTGGAACGATAGGGACAAAGCGTGGCGCCTCAGTCGCGAATGAGAAACCTCTCCAGCAACGTAGATGAGCGCAGCAGATGAGCCGTGAGGCGCCGCAGACGACGCGACTACCGGACACGACTGGCGAGTTCGCGCGCCTACCCGACACACTCATCCGCCGCATTCATTCGAGCGAGATGCCTGCCCCGACGTCGAGCCCTCGACGAACCAGCACGCCGTCGACCGGCTAGACAGCGACCACTGCCTCTCGCAGGCGGGAGTGAGGCGGATGCCGCAGGCTGCAGCGGGACTGCAGCGGGCTACTGTCGACCGCTGTGATCAGTACGCGGATCGACTATGGCGACCTCCCCACTTGGGTGTCGGCGGTCGGTGGCCTCACGTCACTCATCTTTGCCGCAGTTGCCGCCGTGGCTGCGTGGCGGATCCTGCGGACCGAGCAGCAAAGAGACGATCGCGCCTCCGAAGCCGAGCGACGAGCCCAGGCCGGCACGGTTGCCGCCTGGCTGCCCGATGCTGCAGATCGTGAAGGCTACGACGCCGGACCCATCCGCGTGAATGTCCGGAATGGGAGCAGCCTTCCCATCTATCGAGTCCTGATCTCGGTTGTGGTGCGGTCAGACGGCCAAAGCTTCCGCGAAATCGCCCACTCTGGTGGACCGGATCGCACTTACCGTGAACTTGCAGCACCCGGCGACAACGAGTTCCTGTTAGACGTGCCCGCAGCGCGCAGTCGTCGGCGCGTTGCCCTGGAGTTCCGAGACGCCTCCGGCCGAGATTGGAAACGCGATCACGATGGATCGCTGATCGAGCTAGGTGGCTTCTCGTAGCTCAATCGAGGCAATGTCAACCGGCACCCGCCGCGTGCTCATCTGCCGCGCTGTGTGCTGGCGGTCCGTGCCCGCTCATCGCGTCGTCCCGCCGCCGTGGGTAGCAGGCGATCGATCTGGCATTCTGCGTGTTCTCGGGTCGGGCGGAGATTGCCCGGCTAGCGACAGAACGGACGAGGTGACGATGAGCGATCTGGGGCTGGACGCGTTAACGGTCAGGGCGAAGACAGGTTGCGAAGCGGTGACCGTCGGGGGTGTGCCCATGGGCGTCACCGTGCTGGACTTCTGGCAGTGGGCATGTTCGGACCTGGCCAACAACGCCATGCGCGGTGTCCTCGCGGAGTACCTCGTCGGCCAGGCCCTCGGCTGTGTCAGCGGACAGACACGGACAGAATGGGACGCCTACGATCTGCTGACGCCAGAGGGCCGACGGGTCGAGGTAAAGAGCGCCGCATATCTGCAGAGCTGGTCGCAGACCCGTCTGTCCGCGATCGCGTTCGACATCCGGCCCACCACAGGCTGGGACGCGACGACGAATACCACCGCGGCAGAACGCCGTCGCCAGGCGGAAATTTATGTCTTCTGTCTCCTGCACCACTGCCACAAGCCCACGGTCGATCCCCTCGATACCGACCAGTGGACTTTCTACGTCTTACCGACAGCGAGACTTGACGCCGAACTCGGCACCCAGAAACGGCTCTCGCTGAACGGACTCAAGCGGCTTGACCCCCGAGTAGGCACCTTCATCGATCTCCCCGCGCTGGTCGCCCTGGAATAGGCGCGTCGTCCTTCTGGCTCGGGCCGCGAACAGTTACGGAACGTGCTCATCTGCCGCGAGCAGGGGACAGACCCGGTCGACGTGCGTCCGCAGCATTCCCTCGGGTCGTCGAGCCTTCAGCTTCGCCGTCTCTTCCAGACTCGTAACGTCTGATGGCGCAAGGGCTGCGAGCGTTCCTTCGCCTGCGTCAACACGACGAGTTCATCGATTACCTCCTCCGAGGAGAAACCCTCCTCCAGCCACCGCAACGCCAGACCCGGCCAGTAGTCCGTCGGCCAGCCCAGAGCAATCCTCACCAGCGCCCCCAACGGCGGACCAACCTGACCCGGGACCAGCTGCTCAGCAAGGACCTGGCTCACCCGTACATAGGACAGCTCAAGCATGGGCAGCGCCATCCGCAAGTCGCCCAGCATCGGACGGGCGGTCTGCAGTCCACGCCCGACCCACCACGATCCGTCATCGTCGGCGACCAACGCCAGGCCATGGCTATTGATGACCCACGCATGCCGCCACGACTCGGTGGCCTTGGCGATGGCGGAGACAAACGCGAGCTCGCCAGGCAGTTCCACGAGGGCGGGCCTGCGTGCAACGCGCCCAAGGGATTACGGGTGCGTGGGTCCGGCAGCGTCACGAGGCGCGCCGCTACTGCCGAGACGACCCGCAGACCGATCAGGATGTCGTCGGCACTCCCTCACGCACCTCAGTACCGCGAACGGTGCGAACAGGTGCCCTGACCCGAAGCCGCGCATCGCGAAGAGAATGCGAACAGTGTTGGTCCACGGTCCCCCGCCCAGTCGGAAGCACCTTGGGCACATCCACCATGAGGAGACTGTCTATGCCGCAAATTGGCCCGTCGATCGGTGTCATAGGGCCCGGCGAAGGCGTCGCAAACGATCACGAAATCGCACTGGCCAGACAAGTCGGTCGTCTGCTGGGCGAGTTGCTGACGGGTCCTTTGCTGACAGTTGGCCCGCTTCGCAGCTTGCTGGGACGGATGGTGCTTGGACTCATAGCATCGATCGGTGGGCATCCTCTGGACCACCGATTCGGGGCCGGACCCGTCGCTGCGGCAGGTATTCGCTGCCGACCGGCCATCTGCCATCGCGACGGCTGTGGTCGGTGGAATCGACGTCCTCGTCACGCTGACGGACGAGCACGAGGATTTCGACTGCCACCTTGGAGAGCTCATTTGGCGGTCGTCAAATAGAGGGCAGACCCCACCGCTAACGTCGAATCATGGGCTTCCGGGTTCTGGCGTGCGTGGTCATGGTGACGCACTTCGCCTTCATGGGGCTGCTAGTTTTCGGCGGGTGCCTGGCCTGGCGGTGGCCGCGGGCGCTCGCCCTGCACGTGCCCGCCGTCCTCTGGGCCGTCACGACGCTGATGGTCTCCATCCCCTGCCCGCTCACCCGGCTCGAGAACGCGCTGCGTGCCCGCGGCAGCTGGCCGCACCTAGCGCCGGGCGGGTTCCTCGACCACTACATCGAGGGCGTCTGGTTCCCGGAGGAGTACACGCCCCTCGTCCAGGCTGCGGTTGCCGTCGCCATCGCCGCCTCGTGGGTCGGCGTTGCGATCACGACAGGCCAGCGGAGGAGGATCACCGCCCGGTAAGGCGTCAGTCTCGGCGGTGTCTTCGACGGGAGCGGTGGCAGCGCTGGCTCGACTGTCA
This genomic window from Cryptosporangium minutisporangium contains:
- a CDS encoding DUF2784 domain-containing protein, translated to MGFRVLACVVMVTHFAFMGLLVFGGCLAWRWPRALALHVPAVLWAVTTLMVSIPCPLTRLENALRARGSWPHLAPGGFLDHYIEGVWFPEEYTPLVQAAVAVAIAASWVGVAITTGQRRRITAR